A DNA window from Streptococcus mutans contains the following coding sequences:
- the glnA gene encoding type I glutamate--ammonia ligase, which yields MAITAADIRREVKEKNVTFLRLMFTDILGTMKNVEIPATDEQLDKVLSNKAMFDGSSIEGFVRINESDMYLYPDLNTWTVFPWGDENGAVAGLICDIYTAEGEPFAGDPRGNLKKALRHMESLGYKSFNLGPEPEFFLFKMDEFGNPTTEVNDKGGYFDLAPTDLADNTRREIVNVLTKMGFEVEASHHEVAIGQHEIDFKYADVLTACDKIQLFKLVVKTIARKHGLYATFMAKPKFGINGSGMHCNMSLFGSDGKNAFFDPQDPKGMQLSEVAYQFLGGLVKHAYSYTAIMNPTVNSYKRLVPGYEAPVYIAWAGRNRSPLIRVPASRGVSTRLELRSVDPTANPYLALAVLLESGLDGIENKIEAPAPVESNIYVMTVEERKEAGIADLPSTLHNALKALQEDEVVKAALGNHIYTSFLEAKRIEWSSYAAFVSQWEVDNYLDLY from the coding sequence ATGGCAATCACAGCAGCAGACATCCGTCGTGAAGTTAAAGAAAAGAATGTTACTTTCCTTCGTTTAATGTTTACGGATATCTTGGGAACCATGAAAAATGTTGAAATCCCAGCTACTGACGAACAATTAGACAAAGTACTTTCAAACAAAGCGATGTTTGATGGCTCTTCAATTGAAGGTTTTGTACGTATTAATGAATCAGACATGTATCTTTATCCTGACCTTAATACTTGGACTGTTTTTCCTTGGGGAGATGAAAACGGAGCCGTTGCTGGATTAATTTGTGATATTTATACAGCAGAAGGAGAACCATTTGCCGGTGACCCACGTGGTAACTTGAAAAAAGCACTGCGTCATATGGAAAGTCTAGGTTATAAATCGTTTAACCTCGGTCCAGAACCTGAGTTTTTCCTTTTCAAAATGGATGAATTTGGTAATCCGACAACAGAAGTAAATGATAAAGGTGGTTACTTTGATTTAGCACCAACTGACCTTGCTGATAATACCCGTCGTGAGATTGTCAATGTCTTAACAAAAATGGGATTTGAAGTTGAAGCAAGTCATCATGAAGTGGCTATTGGTCAACATGAAATTGATTTTAAATATGCAGATGTTTTAACTGCCTGTGATAAAATCCAACTTTTCAAATTAGTTGTTAAAACGATTGCCCGTAAACATGGTTTGTATGCAACCTTTATGGCCAAACCTAAATTTGGTATTAATGGCTCAGGGATGCACTGTAATATGTCTCTGTTTGGCAGTGATGGTAAGAACGCTTTCTTTGATCCACAAGATCCTAAAGGGATGCAGTTATCTGAAGTTGCTTATCAATTCTTAGGTGGTTTGGTAAAACATGCTTATAGCTATACTGCTATCATGAATCCAACTGTTAATTCATATAAACGTTTGGTTCCTGGTTATGAAGCTCCAGTCTATATTGCTTGGGCGGGACGCAATCGTTCACCGTTGATTCGTGTTCCAGCTTCACGTGGTGTTAGTACACGTCTGGAGTTGCGTTCGGTTGATCCTACAGCTAACCCTTATTTAGCTTTGGCTGTTCTTTTAGAATCTGGTCTTGATGGCATTGAAAATAAAATTGAAGCACCAGCACCTGTAGAATCAAATATTTATGTTATGACTGTTGAAGAACGCAAAGAAGCAGGTATTGCAGATCTTCCATCAACTCTTCATAATGCTCTGAAAGCATTACAAGAAGATGAAGTGGTTAAAGCAGCCTTAGGCAACCATATTTATACAAGTTTTCTTGAGGCAAAACGTATTGAATGGTCAAGCTATGCTGCTTTTGTATCGCAATGGGAAGTTGACAACTATTTGGATCTTTATTAA
- a CDS encoding MerR family transcriptional regulator: MKEKELRRSMAVFPIGTVMKLTDLTARQIRYYEDQGLLTPDRSSGNRRLYSLNDMDVLLEIKDFLDEGLNIAAIKREYADRKDRALKKQKALTDADVRRILHDELRNQGRFSSPTQHLGGLRM, from the coding sequence ATGAAAGAAAAAGAGCTTCGACGATCAATGGCGGTTTTTCCTATTGGAACTGTAATGAAATTGACGGATTTAACGGCTCGTCAAATTCGTTATTATGAAGACCAAGGTTTATTGACGCCAGATCGTAGTTCTGGAAATCGACGTCTTTACTCGCTGAATGATATGGATGTTTTACTGGAAATTAAGGATTTCTTAGATGAAGGATTAAATATCGCGGCTATCAAGAGAGAGTATGCTGATCGTAAAGATCGTGCTCTGAAAAAGCAAAAAGCTTTGACAGATGCGGATGTTCGACGTATCTTACATGACGAACTCCGAAATCAGGGTCGCTTTTCGAGCCCAACGCAACATCTTGGTGGTTTACGTATGTAA
- a CDS encoding FUSC family protein has protein sequence MKKYHFDLQKFTLGMRTFKSGLAVFLVLLLFDILGWKGLQIGALTAVFSLREDFDKSIHFGTSRIVGNSIGGVYSLLFFLINNLFHFQYWVTVVFVPIFTMLTIMTNVAMSNKTGIIGGVAALLIITLSIPKDETILYVCARVFETFVGVFIAISVNSDIDRVRKFFTKSKV, from the coding sequence ATGAAAAAATATCATTTTGATCTCCAAAAATTTACATTGGGTATGCGGACTTTTAAATCGGGTTTAGCTGTTTTTTTAGTGCTTTTACTTTTTGATATACTTGGCTGGAAGGGCCTTCAAATTGGTGCTTTAACGGCTGTTTTTAGTTTACGTGAGGATTTTGATAAAAGCATCCATTTTGGGACGTCACGTATAGTTGGTAATAGTATTGGCGGGGTTTATTCACTGCTATTTTTTCTCATCAATAATCTATTTCACTTTCAGTATTGGGTTACAGTTGTTTTTGTTCCAATATTTACCATGTTAACCATTATGACTAATGTGGCCATGAGTAATAAGACGGGAATTATTGGTGGTGTTGCAGCTTTGCTTATTATTACGCTTTCTATTCCCAAAGATGAAACAATTCTTTATGTTTGTGCTAGAGTTTTTGAAACTTTTGTAGGGGTTTTTATTGCTATTTCTGTTAATTCAGATATCGATAGAGTACGAAAATTTTTTACAAAAAGTAAAGTTTAG